CCACCCGCCTGGCAATAGGCGACCGGATACAACTGGCGGAGACGGTGTTGGAGGTGCGGTAGCGAAGAGTAATACCTGTTTGAACTGGATTCTACAGATTAAGAGTGCCTTGTTCAGCTATTCGTTTTACTCCAGCAATAAATACCTGAAAACTATGCGATAGATTCCGCTCCGGGTCTATGTACTGTGCGATACGGCGCGCAGCCGAAAGCTTCCCAGAACTCCCCGTCAATTTTTTAAATTCTTCACTACCATTGTTGAGGAAGTCAGGATTGCGATATTTCTGCTTCTTCCCCAGCGCCGACAATCCCGGCAGATTAAAAGCACGTTCTATCGCTAGCAGATCGCCAATATACCAGCATTCGAGTTGCTGGCAGACGATCCGAACGAGGGTATCCGCACGTCCCGCAGAATCACATCTTTCTAACAATCGTTTTTTTACCTGCTTACAATCAGCTCCATCATTATCACGCACTACGATAAAGCGTACTCCTGGCTCTTTCCAGGCCATTAACTTACGTGGAATTGAGAGTTCTAGATCCGACTTACCTTCGTGTGATACAAATTGGCATACTACACCAGGGAGAACCCTGGGAAGCAGATTCTCCAAGACAATCTCCATTGATTTCTCTTCCAGGAGGAATACCAACTTGCTCATCGTGGCCCCGCCCCGAC
The DNA window shown above is from bacterium and carries:
- a CDS encoding DUF4276 family protein, which encodes MSKLVFLLEEKSMEIVLENLLPRVLPGVVCQFVSHEGKSDLELSIPRKLMAWKEPGVRFIVVRDNDGADCKQVKKRLLERCDSAGRADTLVRIVCQQLECWYIGDLLAIERAFNLPGLSALGKKQKYRNPDFLNNGSEEFKKLTGSSGKLSAARRIAQYIDPERNLSHSFQVFIAGVKRIAEQGTLNL